The Bremerella cremea sequence ACCTTAGCGTGCATGGAAGACGCCCATTCCGGCAAGCTGAAGTTTGGGCTTTGCCTGGGAGGCAACCTCTACGGATCGAACCCAGACCTCAACTTCGCCGCCGAATCGATTCAGAACCTCGACACGATGGTCTACTTAAGCACGACGCTCAACACAGGGCATGCGCACGGTATCGCGCGGGAAACCATCATTTTACCGGTCTTGGCTCGCGATGAAGAACCGTACCAGACGACCCAAGAGTCGATGTTTAATTACGTTCGCATGTCGGAAGGGGGGCCGCGGCGCTTGGAAGGTCCGCGCGGCGAAGTCGATGTGATCGCCACCATGGCCGAAGGTGTCCTGAACGATCAGACGCCAATCGATTGGAAATCGATGCAAGACACCAATAAGATCCGCGCCGCCCTGGCCAAGGTGGTTCCTGGCTTCGACAAGATCGCGGATATCGATCGGACGAAGAAAGAATTTCAGATTGACGGGCGAACATTCCACACCCCAAAATTCCCTACGCCCAGCGGTCGGTTGATACTTCATACGAGCGAAATCCCCGATCTGAAAGGGACCAGCGAGGGGGAACTGCGGCTGATGACGGTACGTAGTGAGGGTCAGTTCAACACGGTGGTTTACGAAGAGTACGATATCTACCGTGGTGTTGACCGACGCGATGTGATCCTTTTGAATCCCTACGACTGCCAACGCCTGGGTGTGAAGCATGGGCAAAAGGTCGCAATCACTTCGAACATTGGCCAGCTCAACGGTTTTGTGGTCCACGAGTTCGACGACATCAAAGCTGGCAACGCCCTAATGTACTATCCCGAAGCCAATACGTTGGTCTCTCGCTCAGCCGATCCAAAGTCGAAAACCCCAGCGTTCAAAGGAGTGGTAGTAACGGTTAAACCGCTTTAGCTTTCGATAAGTTTCGGTGAGAACTCACGCAGCTCGGTTTGCCTTCCCCTGAACGTTTTCTAGAATCTAAATTGTCCGTTACCCAACCTTCTGAAATAATTCTGCATGAGCTGGAAAAAGGAAGACTCTCTCTGTTTTAACCTAGGCGTAGCGATGCGAAGGATTTCGCGGATCTATGCGGAAGGGCTTTCACCGTATGAGGTCACGCCACCCCAGCTTTTTATGCTGTCTTGCTTAGAGTGTCGCGATGGTCAAAAACCAAGTGAGCTCGCCGAGCAGGTTCACTTAGACGCTAGCAGCATGACCGGTTTGCTCGACCGAACCGAGAAAGCAAACCTAATTCGCCGTATCCGCGATCCCGATGATCGCCGAGCCCTCCGCATCTACCTTACGCCGCAGGGGGAGGAAACGGTCGCGAAGCTGCGACCGGTGGTTGAGCAGCTTCAACAAAAGGTCCACGAACTGTTCTTTGCCGAATCAAGCGAGCAGCAAATCGCAGACTTCCTGCAAATCCTTCGTAACGCCGGTATCGGGTGTGAACGCCCTAACGAAGCCTGAAAATCAAGGAGAAGCCCATGTCCATGATCCAACGGATACAACACCAATTGGAAGCGGCACGCGGCTTCACGAATCGCATTCTGAGCGACTTCAAACAGCCTGAAGATTGGGTCGCCCAGGTCTGTAGCCAGAGCAATCACGCCCTGTGGTTTATCGGGCACATGGCCACGACCGACAACTTCTTCATTTCGCTTTTGGCGCCAGATAAGGTCGCGAATAAAGATCACTACCAGGAACTGTTCGGCCTCGGCTCTACGCCTTCGGCTCAGCTAACGACCTACCCGCCGATCGAAGAAGTTCGAGCCTACATGAACGAACGCCGGGCGACGCTCTTAGAAATTCTCGGTAGCCTAACCGACGAAGACCTGGCCACAAAAACCCCTAGCGGTACGCCTGATTTTCTGGCCGACTACGGACAAGTATTTGAAACAGCGATTTGGCACGAAGGGCTCCACAGCGGGCAACTGACGATGGTCCGGCGATCGCTGGGGCATTTGCCGGCCATGGAATCCTTGCCACCTCAGCAACAAGCGTAGTCGATCCGAGCAATTCAACCGGGCTAGTAAGCTCCGTCTATTAAATCGCGTTAAGAAACGGCGGTCACCATCAGCTTTTCAGCCGCCTCGATCCCTAGCGCCGTGACCCGATCCTGAATTTCGATCATCAAGATGCCTGCTTCAGGGCGATTAGCGATCAGCTTTGCCTCGCAACCAGGCTGCAGCGTTTCTTCCGTTAAGTAGCGGAGAAAATCGGGGCTTTGGTCCATCACCCGAATCAGCCGAAATGCCTTACCGGCTTCCCACTCGGTTAGCTTCACCCCTTCTTCTGTGCGAATCTTTCCGTCCGAGGTTGGAATCGGATCGCCATGTGGATCGGAAGCAGGGTAGCCCAAAAATTGGTCGATCCGGTCGACCAATAAATCGCTCACGGCGTGTTCCATGTTCTCGGCCTCTTCGTGGACTTCGTCCCAGGCCAAGTCCAGCGTGTGAACCAAAAACAGTTCAATCAAGCGATGACGTCGTAAAACACGCAGGGCCAGTTTCCGCCCAGATTCGGTCAGACGTACGCCTTCGTACTTGGTGTACGAAGCCAGACCGGTTTCGCTGAGGGTTTTTAGCATGCTGGTAACGGTCCCCGGCGAAACCTTCAGCGCAGCGGCGATTTCCCCAGTGGACGCGGCCTTATCGGGCCCTTGCATCGCGATCTGGTAAATCTCTTTCACATAATTTTGAATTGTTAAACTGGGCA is a genomic window containing:
- a CDS encoding MarR family winged helix-turn-helix transcriptional regulator, whose product is MSWKKEDSLCFNLGVAMRRISRIYAEGLSPYEVTPPQLFMLSCLECRDGQKPSELAEQVHLDASSMTGLLDRTEKANLIRRIRDPDDRRALRIYLTPQGEETVAKLRPVVEQLQQKVHELFFAESSEQQIADFLQILRNAGIGCERPNEA
- a CDS encoding DinB family protein, whose translation is MSMIQRIQHQLEAARGFTNRILSDFKQPEDWVAQVCSQSNHALWFIGHMATTDNFFISLLAPDKVANKDHYQELFGLGSTPSAQLTTYPPIEEVRAYMNERRATLLEILGSLTDEDLATKTPSGTPDFLADYGQVFETAIWHEGLHSGQLTMVRRSLGHLPAMESLPPQQQA
- a CDS encoding metal-dependent transcriptional regulator, giving the protein MPSLTIQNYVKEIYQIAMQGPDKAASTGEIAAALKVSPGTVTSMLKTLSETGLASYTKYEGVRLTESGRKLALRVLRRHRLIELFLVHTLDLAWDEVHEEAENMEHAVSDLLVDRIDQFLGYPASDPHGDPIPTSDGKIRTEEGVKLTEWEAGKAFRLIRVMDQSPDFLRYLTEETLQPGCEAKLIANRPEAGILMIEIQDRVTALGIEAAEKLMVTAVS